CAAAGCGTAGTCGGGCGCGGCATCGAGATTGCCGAGGTCGATCGCGCCATAGCGAAAGCGGGCTCCGGGGATCACGTCGAAGCGAACCGCTGGCCGTTCGAGAGATACCTCGTCACCGGGAGCGACGGTCCCGATCGAACGGATGATCTCGCCGTCGTAATAGCCGTAGACGCGCAGCAGGTTTCCGAGCAATTCTTCATCTTCGCGGGCCCGTGCGGCGAGCTGGGCGACATTGGCATCGGAATCGCCCAGTTCCTCGATCGTCGAGAGCGCTTCGTAGCGCGCGACGAAATCGCCACGCTCCGAGAATGGGGGCTCGGCTTGCGGGAAACCGAGCACCAGATTGTCGGCAATTTTCTCGATCTCGGCGTCTTCGAATGCGATCACGGGAGTTCCCGTATCGAGATCGGCGAACTCTATGTCTTCTTCGGGCTCGAGGGCTTCGAACCCGTCGATTTCCATCTCGTCGGGCCAGGCGATCTCGATTCCGATGGGGTCCGCGATCGGGGTGCTCGGGTCAGGTATGTCCTCGGAGGCATCCTCCTCAGGCGCATCCACGCCTTGCTGCGCCCAGGCTTCGGGGTCCTCCAGGGCACTGTCGGGGATCAAGTCCTCGAGTCGCTCGGGCGCCTGCATATCCTGCGCAAGCACAGGATAACTGATCAAAGCCAGTGCAGCGGTGCAGGTTCTCAGGAACAGGTTGGCGCTTTTATTCTGCGAGCTTGTATTCGCGCTGACTTCCGTCCTTGGAGGGAAGAGGCTCCAATCCGCGCTGTTCGCGCGGCTTGGTCGCAGCGGCGATGAGCCGCTTCTGTTCGAATTCGGGCATGCGTTCCCATCCGCCACGGGTGAGCTTTTCGAGCGGCCGGTAACGAACCTTGTATTGCATCCGACCCGAGCCTTCGACCCAATAGCCGAGATAGACATAGGGAAGGCCGTGCGCGCCCGCGCGGCGGATGTGATCCAGGATGATGAAATTCCCAAGTCCGGCGCGATCCTCGATCTCAGGGTCATAGAAGCTGTAGATCATCGACAGCCCGTCACCCTGAATGTCCGTTAGGCAGGCCCCGACCAGACGACCTGGCTGCGACCCAACTCCCGGCTCCCTATATTCAACCACATAGCTGGATACGGGCGTATGTTCCACCATATCTGCAAAGTCGGATTCGTCCATCTCTGCCATGCCCCCGCCCGGGTGGCGATGGGCAAGATATTTGCGCAGCAATTCGTACTGTTCGTCGGTCGCCCAGGGCCGGCATTCGCTGACCACCAGGTCATCGTTCGCTTTGAGAGTACGCTTCTGGCTGGAAGACGCCTTGAATTCGTTCGCGACGACACGGACCGATACGCAGGCCTGGCAATCGAGGCACGATGGGCGATAGGCGACGGTCTGGCTCCGCCGGAAACCGATGCGGCCGAGCGCTTCGTTCAATTCGTCGGCGCTTTCGCCGCGCAACTCGGTGAAGACCTTGCGTTCGCTCTTGCCCGGCAAATAGGGGCACGGCGCAGGGCTCGTCACGAAGAAGCGGGGGAAGCGGATCGGGGCCGTCACGAGTGAAAGGCATCCTTCGAATTGCGTGCGATTATTTATGTTTAACGCATTCTTTATGCAGGATCGGAGGCCCGGTTAAAAGTGCCTTAACCATGAAAAAGGAATCGCCGGCGGAAAAGCGTTGGGATTCCGCCGCTTGCGAGCCGAATCTATTCCAGCTCTGCCATTTCGACTGAATAGCCCTTGGCCTCCAGGGTCTTGATCAGGCCGTCGATCTGGCTCTGATCGCGCGCTTCGCACTCGATTTCTGTCACGAGTCCCTTGGCCGGGAGAGTCGTGAAAATCCGCTGGTGGTAGATCTCGATGATATTGACGTTGTGGTCGTTGAACTCGCGCATCACCTTGTAAAGCGCGCCTGGCCGGTCCTGCAGCGTCACGCGCAGGCGCGCCAGACGGCCGCTTCGCGCAAGATCGCGGATCAGGACGTTGGCAAGCAGGCGGGTGTCGATATTCCCGCCGCACAGGACGAGGCCGACTTTCTTGCCCGCGAATTTCTCGGGGTTTGAGAGAACCGCAGCGAGGCCTGCAGCGCCTGCACCTTCGACGACGGTCTTCTCGATCTGGAGAAGGAGGGACACGGACCGCTCCAGCTTGGGCTCGCCGACCAGCAAGACCTCGTCCACGAGTTCCGCAATGATCTGACGGGTGAAGTCGCCGGGCTTCTTCACGGCAATGCCTTCCGCCAGCGTATCGCCGCCGCATGGTAGCTCTTCGCCGGTCACCGCCGAATACATCGAGGGGTATAGCTGCGCCTGGACGCCGATCATCTCGATCTCCGGGCGCAGCGCCTTTGCAACGGTCGCCATGCCGCTCATCAGGCCGCCACCGCCGATCGGCACGACGAGGCAATCGAAATCGTCTTTCGCCGCCAGCATCTCGAGCGCGACGGTGCCCTGACCTGCAGCCACCTTGGGATCGTCGAACGGATGGACGAAGGTGAGGCCCCGCTCCTTCTCCAATTCAAGCGCATGGTCATAGGCTTCGTCGAAAGTCTCGCCGAACAGGACCACATTCCCGCCGACGCTTTCCGTTTGCATGACCTTAACGCTCGGCGTGGTCGACGGCATGACGATCGTCACGGGCACACCAAGGCGCCTGCCATGGTAGGAAAGTCCTTGCGAATGATTGCCTGCCGATGCCGCGATGACCCCGCGGCTGCGCTGTTCTTCAGTCAGATGAAGCAAGGCATTGAGCGCACCGCGTTCCTTGTACGCGGCGGTGAACTGATGGTTTTCGAACTTGAGCCAGATATCCGCGCCGGTAATTTCGGACAGGGTGATGGAATGCATCAGCTCGGTCCGTACGACCGCGCCTTCGATGCGCTTTGCGGCTGCACGCACATCGTCGAGTGTCAGGAGATCGGTTGCCTTGTCTCCGGCGGGCATGGGATTTGCCTGGGTCATGATGCTGACCTACGTGCCGCGAAGGCGGGCTGCAATCGGCGAAAGGGTTTGCCCCCGCCAAGCTTTGCCTTATCGACGGGTCGGAAAATTACCGGATTGGGATTGCCTGATGAAAACCAAATACCTCGCCGCATTGCTCGCATCGACTATTGCCGTGCCCGCACAGGCAGACGTCCTGGTCGACAACGTCTCCGGCATCACGATTGATGCCGAAGGCAAGGTGAAGCGCTTCGAGGCACTGGTGATCGACGACGATGGCCGTATCGCCCAGCTGATCGAGCGAGGCGAAGACCGGCCTCGGACTGACTATCGCGAAGACGGAGAGGGCCGCGTCATGCTGCCCGGCATGATCGATGCCCATGCTCACGTGATGGGCGTCGGCTTTGGTGCACTGACGCTGGATCTGTCGGACACCACTTCGCTGGAAGAGGCGCTGCACAAGATCCGTACTTTTGCAGCGGAAAACGAAGCACGCCCGTGGATCCTCGGGCGCGGCTGGAATCAGGAGAAATGGGGCCTCGGCCGCTTCCCGACCGCTTCCGAACTCGACAGCGCGGTTGCCGACCGTCCCGTCTATCTCGAGCGGGTTGACGGCCATGCCGGCTGGGCCAACACGCTTGCGATGAAAGCCGCCGGCATCACAGCTGCGAGCAAATCGCCCAGCGGGGGGAAGATCGAACTGCTTTCCGACAAGAAGACGCCTTCCGGCGTTTTCATCGATCTCGCAATGGACCTTGTGAACAAGGCGGTCCCCGCGCCGCGCGCGGTGGAACGCGATCTCGCGCTGGCAGAGGCGCAAAAGGTCTTCCATCGCTACGGCATCACTTCGGTTGCCGACATGGGTACCACCATCGAAGACTGGCAATCGTTCCGCCGCGCGGGCGACACAGGATCTCTCAATCTGCGGATCATGTCCTATGCCTTCGGTCCGGAGCAAATGGTTCTGATCGGCGGGTCCGGACCCTCGCCGTGGCTCTATGACGACAAGCTTCGCCTCAACGGTGTGAAGCTCTATCTCGACGGTGCATTGGGAAGCCGCGGCGCCTGGCTCAAGCGCCCTTACGCCGACGATCCGGGCAATTACGGCCTTCCTCTCCAGACCCCTGCCCAGCTGCGCAACAACCTTGTCCGCGCTGCGCAAGGTGGCTTCCAGCCTGCCGTCCATGCCATCGGCACGGCCGCCAACGCCGAACTTCTGAACGCGATCGACGAGATTGCGGAAAGCTTCGACGGCGACCGGCGCTGGCGGGTCGAGCATGCCCAGATCGTCGATCCGGCAGACCTGCCCAAGCTTGCCGATAATGGCATCATCGCCTCGATGCAGCCGCTTCACCAGACTTCCGACCGCCTGATGGCGGAAGCGCGTCTCGGCATGGATCGGCTGGACGGCGCCTACGCCTGGAACACTATCCTCGATCTGGGTGGCACCCTCGCGTTCGGGTCAGACGCACCGGTCGAACCGGCCGACGCTTTTGCCGGTTATGCTGTCGCCATCACCCGCATGGACGCTAATGGGGAGCCCTTCGGCGGCTGGCTGCCGAGCGAACGCGTGAACCGCGAACAGGCGCTGGCAGGCTTTACCTCGAAGGCAGCTTACGCGGGCTTTGCAGAAGGGCGGTTCGGCCGCCTGTTGCCGGGCGAACGCGCCGACTTCATCCTGGTCGACAACGACCCGCTGCTGGCAACGCCTGAGGAAATCCGCGCGACCAAGGTGTTCGAAACCTGGGTCAATGGCCGCAAGGTCTACGAAGCCGATTGATCGGCGGAAGCCTCGGCTTCTTCCGGCTTATCCTTAGCTGCGCGGCTGTCGAACAGGCGCATGAGCAAGAGCGAGCCTTCGTAAAGCAGGATCAGCGGTATCGCGAGGAGTAGCTGCGAGCCGGGGTCGGGCGGCGTGATGATCGCCGCCAGCGCCACGACCAGCACGATGACATACCGGCGCGCGCCGACCAGTTGTGCGCGCGTGACGATCCCTGCGCGGTGCAGGAGCAGGAGCAACACGGGCAAAAGGAAGCTCATCCCGAATGCAAGGATGAACTGCATGACGAGGCCAAGATATTCGTTCGCCGCCGGCAGCGCGTTAATGGCAAGGCCGCCAGCCTCGCCTTCGAAGCCGAGGAACCACTCGAACGCGGTCGGCATGACGACGTAATAGGCTAGGGCCGCGCCGCTGAGGAACAGGAACGGGGTCGCCAACAGGAACGGCAGGAATGCCTTCTTCTCGCGCGCGTAGAGGCCGGGGGCGACGAAAGCCCACAGCTGGTTCGCGATGTAGGGGAAGGCTATGCAGAACCCGGCAAAGAGGGCGACCTTCAGTTCCACGAAGAACACTTCGTAAAGCTTGGTGAAGATCAGCTGCCCCTGCCCTTCCGGGAACGCCGATTTGAGCGGCTGGACCAGGAAGCCGAGGATCTGGTCTGCGAAAAACAGGCAGATACCGAAAGCCACCACCAGCGCCGCGACACAGCGCACGAGCCGCGAGCGCAGCTCGACAAGATGATCCAGCAAAGGCGCCTGGCTTTCGTCGATGTCCTTCATGTCGAATGCCATTTCAATCGGCATCCCTTACCGGCGGAGGGGCCGGCGGATCTCCGAGCGGAAGTCCCGGTTCGCTATCATCGGAGCCGCCGTGTTCGGGCGCTTTCCTCGGGGCGGCTCGCTTGATCGCAGCTTCTGCTGCGGCGTCCGCGTCCGGAGCCTCTTCGGCTCCTGCCAGCGGTTGCATTTCGGCACCGGGATGGATTTCAGGGCCGCCGCCTGCCGCTTCGGAGCCGGTCGGGTATTTCGCCATGATTTCGGCGTTACGGTCGGCCCACTTCTTTTCCATGTCCTCGATCTCGGCCTGGCGGACCATCTCGTCGATCCCGGAGCGGAAATGCGCGGACATGCGGCGCAGCTTGCCGATCCAGCGTCCGGCCGTGCGCATCGCGCGCGGCATTTCCTTCGGGCCAATGACGATGATCGCCACCACGACGATCAACAGCAGTTCGGCGGCGCCGATATCGAACATGCGCGTGTGCGCCTTCTCGTGAGGTTACTTGGTGTCGGAGGGCGTGTTGACCTGGTCCTTGGTCAGGCCTTCGTCGGCGGGCTTCGCCTCGTGCTCGATCCGCTTGGAAGGAGCCGCATCCTCTTCATTCATGCCCTGCTTGAAGCTTTTGATGCCTTTGCCGAAATCGCCCATCATCTCCGAAATCCGGCCGCGTCCGAAGAGCACGAGGATGACGATAGCGATGATGATAAGCTGCCAGGGGCCGAGCGACATGAGAGTACCTTTTCGATAGTGTTGATGCAGATATAGTCGCTCTACAGGCGATACGCCAGTCACGCGACGTCTTCAGACTCTTCCTGCTCGTCACCGCTGTCGGTCAGCGCTTCAAAGGCATCGTCGACCGGATCGAGCAGGCCTGTCGCCTTCAATTCCGCAATACCCGGCAGGTCGCGGCG
This DNA window, taken from Qipengyuania seohaensis, encodes the following:
- a CDS encoding arginyltransferase → MTAPIRFPRFFVTSPAPCPYLPGKSERKVFTELRGESADELNEALGRIGFRRSQTVAYRPSCLDCQACVSVRVVANEFKASSSQKRTLKANDDLVVSECRPWATDEQYELLRKYLAHRHPGGGMAEMDESDFADMVEHTPVSSYVVEYREPGVGSQPGRLVGACLTDIQGDGLSMIYSFYDPEIEDRAGLGNFIILDHIRRAGAHGLPYVYLGYWVEGSGRMQYKVRYRPLEKLTRGGWERMPEFEQKRLIAAATKPREQRGLEPLPSKDGSQREYKLAE
- a CDS encoding threonine ammonia-lyase, coding for MTQANPMPAGDKATDLLTLDDVRAAAKRIEGAVVRTELMHSITLSEITGADIWLKFENHQFTAAYKERGALNALLHLTEEQRSRGVIAASAGNHSQGLSYHGRRLGVPVTIVMPSTTPSVKVMQTESVGGNVVLFGETFDEAYDHALELEKERGLTFVHPFDDPKVAAGQGTVALEMLAAKDDFDCLVVPIGGGGLMSGMATVAKALRPEIEMIGVQAQLYPSMYSAVTGEELPCGGDTLAEGIAVKKPGDFTRQIIAELVDEVLLVGEPKLERSVSLLLQIEKTVVEGAGAAGLAAVLSNPEKFAGKKVGLVLCGGNIDTRLLANVLIRDLARSGRLARLRVTLQDRPGALYKVMREFNDHNVNIIEIYHQRIFTTLPAKGLVTEIECEARDQSQIDGLIKTLEAKGYSVEMAELE
- the tatC gene encoding twin-arginine translocase subunit TatC codes for the protein MAFDMKDIDESQAPLLDHLVELRSRLVRCVAALVVAFGICLFFADQILGFLVQPLKSAFPEGQGQLIFTKLYEVFFVELKVALFAGFCIAFPYIANQLWAFVAPGLYAREKKAFLPFLLATPFLFLSGAALAYYVVMPTAFEWFLGFEGEAGGLAINALPAANEYLGLVMQFILAFGMSFLLPVLLLLLHRAGIVTRAQLVGARRYVIVLVVALAAIITPPDPGSQLLLAIPLILLYEGSLLLMRLFDSRAAKDKPEEAEASADQSAS
- a CDS encoding amidohydrolase; translated protein: MKTKYLAALLASTIAVPAQADVLVDNVSGITIDAEGKVKRFEALVIDDDGRIAQLIERGEDRPRTDYREDGEGRVMLPGMIDAHAHVMGVGFGALTLDLSDTTSLEEALHKIRTFAAENEARPWILGRGWNQEKWGLGRFPTASELDSAVADRPVYLERVDGHAGWANTLAMKAAGITAASKSPSGGKIELLSDKKTPSGVFIDLAMDLVNKAVPAPRAVERDLALAEAQKVFHRYGITSVADMGTTIEDWQSFRRAGDTGSLNLRIMSYAFGPEQMVLIGGSGPSPWLYDDKLRLNGVKLYLDGALGSRGAWLKRPYADDPGNYGLPLQTPAQLRNNLVRAAQGGFQPAVHAIGTAANAELLNAIDEIAESFDGDRRWRVEHAQIVDPADLPKLADNGIIASMQPLHQTSDRLMAEARLGMDRLDGAYAWNTILDLGGTLAFGSDAPVEPADAFAGYAVAITRMDANGEPFGGWLPSERVNREQALAGFTSKAAYAGFAEGRFGRLLPGERADFILVDNDPLLATPEEIRATKVFETWVNGRKVYEAD
- the tatB gene encoding Sec-independent protein translocase protein TatB encodes the protein MFDIGAAELLLIVVVAIIVIGPKEMPRAMRTAGRWIGKLRRMSAHFRSGIDEMVRQAEIEDMEKKWADRNAEIMAKYPTGSEAAGGGPEIHPGAEMQPLAGAEEAPDADAAAEAAIKRAAPRKAPEHGGSDDSEPGLPLGDPPAPPPVRDAD
- the tatA gene encoding twin-arginine translocase TatA/TatE family subunit, whose product is MSLGPWQLIIIAIVILVLFGRGRISEMMGDFGKGIKSFKQGMNEEDAAPSKRIEHEAKPADEGLTKDQVNTPSDTK